The stretch of DNA acacaagtaAATGTAAAAGTCAAAGTACAGATCTATAAATCCATGTGGTTTACCAGCAAGATCCATGCAAACTGTTACAAAactttattttttggctgaatttcttaaaataaaagcccACTTACCTGCCACTCCAATAAATACATTATCATCTATTTTAAGCTATTTATAATCCCCACTCCTTATCCACACACAGAGTCTCCAAACTAAAGTTTAGCCTACTAACAAAATTACCTCTCCTCACCagatagctaggttagttaggttAGCCATAACATCCCCAGTTTTTATCCAGACGAGATAGCTAGATCAGTTATATAATcctgagagattctgtcaacaacaaattgtacttttattaagttttcaacATTTTTGTCAATAACAAATTTTTGTCAATAACAAATTGTGCTTTCCTAAGGTTCTAAACTCACTCACTCCTTAACCTCCCTTATTCccctatacactcctaaccttttgTCCCTTACCCATATCTCTCACATAcctctcctttgtttaacataagttaatagagacacccccaatgatgacacccTCCACATTCTCCTCCATAAACCCCTACCCTTTTTCCCCCTGCTGTGTTTGAAGCAGTTTCTACTGTATGTACAGTCCTACTGAAATGTCTTAGTTAGTCAGTAAGTAAGACAGTCAGACAGTAACAGTCAGACAAGTCAGATGGACtgttcagacagacagagagggagcaacggccaactaagctgtgcccgtgtgtagattttctgtctgcacgagaatgAACTCAAGACaactctcaagctgtctcctgactcctgaatctgactcctgattcctgaaggcTGAATTTCTAACAATCCCGAGTCCTTACCCACACACAGTCTCCACGCTCGCATTTAGCTTGCAAACAATCAGAGACTCAACTGTAAGCCAAAGTAATCTACCAACCAACCCagtcagctaatgctaactagatACTGTGACGTGTGGAGgtgggggaaccgtgggtccacCCCAGACCTTGACGCGCAGCCCTGGTCTGTCCCAACTGCTTCAGCCTTTACTTAAGAGCTACGCCGATAGTGAGAGGAAGGCTGAAGCCACACAGACCCAATAACTTTAAAGTGAAGCGGCTAAAGCCCCACTTGACTGTCatacatgtttatttaagtttgttttgggtgttggtggagggcattttcaaataaatgtatgtttCTGAGTTCgttcactccctgtgtctgtgcttCCAGACTATGGGGTCACCAGACTAAGGAGAACTGTCACAGGAGATAAACATTTGCCAGGCATTCACAAGATGAAAACTCAGGTAGAAGCAGAGAGGACAGGTTCAGATCACTGCGGTAGATGGTAGCCAGGCCACCACAACATCCTGTGCTGCGGGCTTACTTCCTAATCACTTACTTCCTAATCACATGACTGTATAGTGGTGCATGTTTTTCTCCATGTTTAGATCTGAACGAAAGCTTCATTAATTTGAGCTGAATGAATATAAGTTAAGTCAATTCAGTTCATCAGTGTTGCTCTGAAGATTTTGACGAGcttgtttagttcagtttataATGTAAACAATGCGttcaataaacataaatatatttataaccaaCATTAAAGTAATTTTAATGCTTGCATTTTATATAAACACTTGAGTATAATTTATTTTGAGCCAGAAACACTTCTTACGGTGCACCAACCCAGGGGAATCTGAAATGAAGTGATaattacagacatttttacaGTCTTTTTGCTTTAACAGACTTGTGTATTAATTGTGCATCTAACATAACAAGAAATATTTTTCACATCCACTGAGGTGGTGTACAAAAGTAGGTATAGGTATGTTGTCACTGCCAGAATACCTTTAGAATTAACAATAAGTTTTATATTTGCTTTCAGGAAAAAAAGAAGATTCTCTGAGTTAGGAATGAGTTACCTCTCAACCTGAAACACCCTTGGTGTGACCAACCAGGGAAGTATCTAAAGCACAGTGTTTGGCAGCTAGTCCTTAATCCATCCTAGTAAAAGAATATACTGTTCTAAAAAATGTGAGATTAAACTGGGCAAAGACCTGATAAACTGAAAAGTATAATTATAGGTGCCAGAAAAGGCTCCATATTATTCAGcagataaaatctgataaatttGAGTAGTGATGACCAACTCGCTGCTGCACACAGGTCCCCTACCAGAATCACTCTACAAAAAGTCCAAAAAGTATCCTCAATGTGAGTACCCACAGAGAACGTGATAAACAAACAAgtgcaaaagaaagaaaagatctttgtggaaaagagagagagaagctgcacTAAAGCTCTTTATAAAAGAAGCGTACTCCAGAGAGGTACTCCAGACATGATGCCATAGGtactagaggttagatcgggctcaaaaaatccgacccaaccCAGCCCAAAcctgtgcacattctgcccgagcccgacccaacccgacccgacccataaactgcctgttttcgggctgttagaatgagcgaaatatgatcagaactatgcttattaacactgtaacattgaagcatagaactattatttaactaaaatgatttttaagaacagctaaacacagtgctgcaagtcaaacgcggaggagttcacgtgcgagagagaaagagagacacagagagagagagagagagagagagagagagattttttctcttttatctcctcgtactcaaattctaatcccatacataattctgcagctccctcagtgttttctgtcgtattttgcggctagcgcaagCGCTTAaaactaacaccgcgggccgcgaggtgccgccgcgctgctgctgttgtgtctaatctgactccctgctgaatccgactcccgcttcgcggacagaattggcacaacaccccccgctgtacaactgcgggagtgaaaacagcgcttataaataaattagttttttcactttcagttttcgttatttgctTCGTGTTCGTTAACaacaataattggttacttagcaacattgtgattattacaccagagccttatttaaaaaaatatatataattaaaaaacagatgcctacatctcagactattttctggagccccgggtcaggtcgggttcgggcagagaatctaagctcttaTAGGTACTTCCATGGTTGGTCACACAGTGGGTGTTCACCAGAGTGAGatggaaaataattaaaaataattagaaaaaaaaaaattaacattcaaAGGAATTCATTATGAAATTTTCATACAACATAAAGGACAACAGTCAGATTcagataaaatgaataaaatattaacagACGCACcatgaacagtgtgtgtgtgcgttttctGTACTCCGCAGTGAGGCGCAGGACTGTGTCCCGATATTTCCGATACCCTCCAGGCAGCATGAAGGTGCCGTCTCTTAGACCTTCCTCCAGAGGAGCAAACACCTCTCTCAGCTCCTCACCACACTGAATCTCACACTGGTTTTTGTTCTGGCCACAAAAACACTCATACTCACTCTGGATTTTCCTCTgagtgaacagagagagaaaagagagaacatTTTAATGAAATGATTTCATGAGCTGTTTTATATGTCGTTTATATGTTTACTATGGACACCACAAATGTTTTGTCAAACAAAATAAGTTAAAAGATCAAATAAtgaattttaagttattttaagccGTACTGCAGTTTTTAATCCCCTGGCCCCTGGGGTGCTGCttattattaaaaacctctgtttacatcccataatgcaaaCTTCAGCGCCGagtgccgccattactcctggcacCGGCTGATACGCTATGCAGACTCTACATATACtctgcatagcatagcagccggcaccaggaaTAATGGCAGCGCTCAGTGCTGAAGcttgcattatgggatgtaaacagtggtttttaataataaGCAGGGCAGGGCGCTGAAGcttgcattatgggatgtaaacagtggtttttaataagcttcttgtgcactttttaagatCTCAAAATTCTAgcaaggtgtggagctactttgaacctggataacagtggaaaaagctatttatcgtggcaaattatgccctgtgtcacccagtctgaggggtgtttggacaaactgttaacatttctggatgtgggaactaggggtgtgccatatcgtatcgtacacgataatatcgcaaacatttttgaatatcgtgaacgatattataccctgaaatatcgtcccataacactcacccctaattatcacattagggtactacttttttgctgttttaagcaaaagaaaaaatcacacatttcttgcttcctattaaatatctactagagacagattatatctgtccagtatcacttattttactttaatcctggatatatggagatatttttgttagttttgttAGTAGTAGTATCATTACATTgagaatcattgacttctgttacaaatatgctAATATTccggatttttttatatatctcagttagaggtgtgcaatatcataccttatacaataataaaatgtaagttttgttttgttgcagtagtgtattttttatgtttttgtcatatcaccaagagtatcgttatcgcgataatactatgaagtatcgtgatattattttagggccatatcgcccacccctagtgggaaCACTGTGCGAGAagagaggtgtgctattcatcaaagctaagtactttttatcatgttttactacaccaaaatccATTTTTTAAAGGAGGTCTCCTTCAAccgaataattataattatatagtcagcaacctgactgacgtagaacacgcacaagaaccgacaaaggaaatgcagggctataaatacacacacaaggctgGATAGGAAAAATGGAAcacactggacaggggactgtaTAGAGTATGAGATCGAGgactggacatgagactggaCATAGGACAAGACTGGGACTGGACATAGCGGGCACCTCTGGCACAGGAGCAGGAGtggaaaaaaatacacacacaaggctggaaaggaaacagggaacacctggggagtGGAAACAAGGGGGCAGAGCTATAGAAGAAACACAGGTGAAGGTACTGGACAGGGGCGGagacacagataaacacacagcagagcacatggaggagataaacaaataggagggcagtaaaaacacagagataGAACAGGACAGACACATAACAGGGCCAGGACACTTAgcatttgtttaccaaaagactgaccACTTTTCATTGTGTACATTTCATTCACATCTTActtaagtagcactgctgaagaaAATTTTGGATTAGCATAGCACTGCCCAGGAGGATATATTATGCTTCactggtttgtctgctgggatctAAAAATGTTCAGTTGTCAGTAAAAAAACGGTATTATAGTAATATCTGTAATTGTTTTTCTTTGGCAATTAAGACAAAATACAttgagtatttaatttttttatggatTAAATTAAAACCTGCGGgataaaatgattttttatgCAGCTGTaattttctgtttctgtgtttgtgaGGTACCATGAGATCCAGCTGTGCTGTTTGCTGTGCATCATTGAAGGAAATGCTGATGAAGACTTCCACCGCCTTCCTCTCAGCTTGTGTGTGGATGTCGGAAAGCTGAACTGGGTCCAGTGGAAAGCATGCAGAATCAAGTACTTCAGTTAAATAAGCCTGCATAGCCTGTTCCACTGCACGTCCATTCTGGATCTGGGCCAGAGCCTCCACTGCATTCTCCAGGCAGGGAACACGCCCGCTTCGGATGGCTTCCACATACACCTCCGCAAGACTGCCCAGAacttacagcaaaaaaaaaaatcagacataagggtgatattaatatttaaaatattaaatattatttatagacATATTTTGAATGTGCAAAACACAACCACAAATCCTTTcctgctaaataaaaaataataataatttattactaATTTAAAACCATTTCCTATCCAATTTGAAAGGCCAATTACACAGTGCCCATTCATTTGAATTCCCCATCACTGCAATGCCCCCAACAGGTTAAGGATGAGCACACGCCTaatccgatacatgtgaagtcagactgcacctcttttctaactgctgacGATCAGTGCAGcttcacagtgcgctcggaggaagcTGTTCCACCCAGAGTAAAACAACATGACTTACtgcactctctctgactctggctgctgaaggagaagcagcatgatAATTAAATGTATTCTCTCTGTTTTATCTAATTACTGACCAGTGCCGGAGAGGGTGCGTCCTCCGGTGAGGGTTTTGGGTTTGGTGTTGCTGAACACATAGTTACAGAACTCTTGGGTCTGCTTCAGAAACTCTGGTTCAAGCTCCTCCTCTGTCAGCTCTTCCATCCTCCTCAGGTCTTCATCTGCCGCTGGCCTCCTGAACACAAAACACCGCCGCTCGGCGAAAAAGTTCCGCAAACAGCTCCGGGGCAGGTTGTAATTGTTAATCTTGACAGAACTacctaataaatacaaaaaaatatatatatgtaataataataataataataataataataacaatatattgaCTAGTGTGAatcttcaataacacaataaggaatgctgagattttaaagaaaatgtatttataatttacAAAAGcaacaaggttttatattaatggttaataaacccacacctcacttgatttttactgttcttaatctctaagtacacagtacttactcactaagtactcagaaacaacagggagcgggctgtattatgtagtaaacagcgTTTTACCATTCTTAGTCTgaaagtacacagtacttaccctctaaaacacaggcgggattataaagcgttacccaataataatatattaatagtcAACAACCACTACATGCTGTATATCTATGTGTTTAGATTACATCTGTCACTATATTTATGTGATTTAGGTGATTGAGTCATATGTCAACCTTATTTAAAAAGAGTgactttattatatttatgttttatttaattataatatttgtatatttttgtagtccaattgtaatgtttaaatatattattaagaaTTAAGCTAAATgatctataaaataattatatataagatTATATCAGAGATCTAAAATGATCttaaatgataaaaatgtattgcaattatttctgggacaatatatcccTACAATCCTGGTTATTGTGGAGGGCCTAGTTTAGACTATCTGTTACCTGTTTTGAGCTCCAGCGCTGTCTCCAAGTATTCATCTGCGGTGATGTCACGGTTGTCTTTTTTTAGCTCCAGAGTAAAGTCCCGCACAGACCAGATAAAAGAAGGGAAGATGCGCATGAACTCTGCCGACTCATCCTCGTCACTGCCCTTACGGGCTTTCACCCGAATATTCTCAGTAAGTTCTGTTACATAGCTGCAGAGGGCGCTGTTCAGGAGAATAACTGAGTCGCAGTGACTGTGCAGAACTGTAACTGAATACTGGAAACACTGGCCTAAGCTTACCCTGAGACCTGGCTGGATTATTAAAGGTGTTGTATTGTTTGCGTGACTTCTGATGAAGGATACTGTAACCTCTCCAGTGCCATGTTGTCGATCACTCCTAAGCTGTTGTAGACCAGAGTGCTGCTGAGCAGAACTGCCAGGCAGAAGATCCAGGTGTCATGCTTTTCATCTCCCTGAAAATGTCCAGCAGAAGCAGTTTGTTCAAAAAAGCAGTTGGttaaaaaagtattgtttttttcttttgaagtTTTTACAATAAACTCCTAGATACATTCTGGGATAAAAACACTAACCgccaaatacaaaataataataatgcagtttAAAGTTATATAATTCCATTATCAAAACCTTTCAAATCTAATatgctggaaataaaaaaaaatccaccaaaaACAATCCACATGTGTGGAGTGATTCATGGATCAAAACTAAAAAAGACGTGTTATTGAAAGACACATAGCACTGTGAGTGTTTTTTAACCTATCATACAAAATCTCTGCTGATTCTTCAATAAGATACAGTGACTCAGATGGGCTCTCCCAAATGGTTGAGCCAAAGTTAACCAGTTTTATAGGCTCTAAATAAAAACCCAGAGGAACTGTTATAG from Astyanax mexicanus isolate ESR-SI-001 chromosome 11, AstMex3_surface, whole genome shotgun sequence encodes:
- the gbp2 gene encoding guanylate-binding protein 1 is translated as MLMEGPVCLISTDSEGQLSVQKEAKDILDGITSPVVVVSVVGLYRTGKSYLMNRLAGKQRGFALGSTIESKTKGIWMWCVPHPHKKEHTLVLLDTEGLGDIDKGDEKHDTWIFCLAVLLSSTLVYNSLGVIDNMALERLHYVTELTENIRVKARKGSDEDESAEFMRIFPSFIWSVRDFTLELKKDNRDITADEYLETALELKTGSSVKINNYNLPRSCLRNFFAERRCFVFRRPAADEDLRRMEELTEEELEPEFLKQTQEFCNYVFSNTKPKTLTGGRTLSGTVLGSLAEVYVEAIRSGRVPCLENAVEALAQIQNGRAVEQAMQAYLTEVLDSACFPLDPVQLSDIHTQAERKAVEVFISISFNDAQQTAQLDLMRKIQSEYECFCGQNKNQCEIQCGEELREVFAPLEEGLRDGTFMLPGGYRKYRDTVLRLTAEYRKRTHTLFMCEEVLNEYLTEKDERGKNILAADQYLSQADQKMEEECLKREAVEQKQRALEEQNRQQEQVFRDQQRTYEQHVTQLLERLERERERAREDTQRVVHAKLNEQKALLEVGFKKESDLLQKEIDNLKKEMNNEDKSKRSTLSQVVDTVGQAATLFLPGIACKAAGFLTSLFSRWL